In Spirochaetales bacterium, one genomic interval encodes:
- a CDS encoding response regulator gives MRILIIDDSMVMRNIHKNILIENKITEESFLEARDGTSALIMAKREPIDIFLVDWNMPGLNGLQLIKTLRQMDNYRETPIIMITSEAAKYNVMEAVEAGVSDYIVKPIKGRVLWDKISKYFGG, from the coding sequence GTGCGTATTTTAATTATCGATGATTCAATGGTTATGCGTAACATCCATAAAAACATTCTCATTGAAAACAAGATCACCGAAGAAAGTTTTTTGGAAGCCCGTGACGGCACATCGGCTTTGATTATGGCAAAACGCGAACCCATCGACATCTTTCTGGTCGATTGGAACATGCCCGGATTGAACGGCCTGCAGCTGATAAAAACGCTCCGGCAGATGGACAACTACAGGGAAACACCCATCATCATGATCACGTCGGAAGCGGCAAAATACAATGTCATGGAAGCGGTGGAAGCCGGTGTTTCGGACTACATCGTAAAACCGATCAAGGGCCGTGTCCTCTGGGACAAAATCTCAAAATATTTCGGTGGATAG
- a CDS encoding chemotaxis protein CheX, protein MKAQYINPFLEASIHLFKDFLNVKLRYLKPFVNSDSQNLNEISAIIGLAGDTKGAVVLSFERDTAIKMVARFSKKNYFALSREVIDGVGELVNILAGNAKKDLLDFRITISLPGVITGNKYKINWPQNIPVITIPFESELGAFTVNVSLKDKKD, encoded by the coding sequence GTGAAAGCGCAATACATAAATCCGTTTCTGGAAGCTTCAATACATTTATTCAAGGATTTTCTGAATGTAAAGCTGCGGTACCTGAAACCGTTCGTCAACTCGGACTCCCAGAACCTGAACGAGATCTCGGCAATTATTGGTTTGGCGGGCGATACAAAAGGCGCGGTTGTCCTGAGTTTTGAACGGGATACCGCGATCAAAATGGTCGCCCGTTTTTCAAAGAAGAACTATTTTGCCTTGAGCAGGGAGGTGATCGACGGTGTTGGGGAACTGGTGAACATTCTGGCGGGGAACGCGAAAAAAGATCTTCTGGATTTTCGTATTACCATCTCCCTGCCCGGCGTTATCACGGGGAACAAATACAAGATCAACTGGCCGCAAAACATCCCGGTTATCACCATACCGTTCGAAAGCGAACTGGGTGCTTTTACCGTGAACGTTTCACTCAAAGACAAAAAAGACTGA
- a CDS encoding Hpt domain-containing protein, with the protein MSIESLFALSKLPEKKKWVFSEEEITKLFWKYKGQLLEYKRNAAFWAATNENLKTAYETLDEQEQALERAYNLNKKYLDNIQEGLLLIDRNFIILSQYSTYLKSLFMTDKIEGEYIIDFLFPDKKKNIQECMELEKYLTILFQNKQASMEMINELNPLIDKKILIMREGREYEKTINTRFIRIYKEEEIEHVMMIFEDKTESIRMKKELEKEKSRNKAELDSILAILRVGPDAFFDFIEESSRILDSLNNQVPDIDKKNTLNMMFRQIHSLKGSAKYFELNHIAHLSHSLEDALSGCIKDEGLCTTEIKRKINAMIGHLWTEFQIIDKLNTRFQMFYERAAQRNNDNGTVKLSGFFNTLKRMTKNLAKDQSKEVQLQIKNDLNDFPCFNQLKTPIIQIIRNAVSHGIEDTYERLSLKKKQIGKIDMRFHKDGDSFVIEITDDGRGLNFEKIREKAVVKHLIPDDVNSVPKEKLLQILFNPDFSSQEEANEISGRGFGLDIVKNVVSELHGKVTVATRPNIGTRFTIKIPDTKGGARHVK; encoded by the coding sequence ATGTCAATAGAAAGCTTGTTTGCATTATCTAAGTTACCGGAAAAAAAGAAATGGGTATTCAGTGAGGAAGAGATCACGAAACTTTTCTGGAAATACAAGGGGCAGCTGCTCGAATACAAGAGAAATGCCGCGTTCTGGGCCGCGACAAACGAGAATTTGAAGACCGCCTATGAAACACTCGATGAACAGGAGCAGGCGCTCGAACGGGCATACAATCTGAATAAAAAATACCTCGACAATATACAGGAAGGACTGCTGCTTATCGACAGGAATTTTATCATCCTGAGCCAGTATTCGACTTACCTCAAGTCATTATTCATGACCGACAAGATCGAGGGGGAATATATCATTGATTTTCTATTTCCGGACAAAAAGAAAAATATCCAGGAATGCATGGAACTGGAAAAGTATCTGACAATTCTTTTTCAGAACAAACAGGCCAGCATGGAAATGATCAATGAACTCAATCCCCTCATCGACAAGAAAATCCTCATCATGCGGGAGGGGCGTGAATATGAAAAGACCATCAATACCAGATTTATCAGGATATACAAGGAAGAGGAGATCGAACACGTCATGATGATTTTCGAGGACAAGACGGAATCGATCAGAATGAAGAAGGAACTCGAAAAGGAAAAGTCGAGGAACAAGGCGGAACTCGACTCGATTCTCGCGATTCTTCGTGTGGGGCCGGACGCGTTCTTCGATTTTATAGAGGAGTCGAGCAGGATTCTGGATTCGCTGAACAATCAGGTGCCGGATATCGATAAAAAGAATACACTCAATATGATGTTCAGGCAGATTCATTCGCTTAAAGGATCGGCCAAATATTTCGAACTCAACCATATCGCCCATCTTTCTCACTCCCTCGAAGATGCGCTGTCCGGCTGTATAAAAGACGAGGGGTTGTGTACCACCGAAATCAAAAGAAAGATCAACGCGATGATAGGCCACCTGTGGACCGAATTCCAGATTATCGACAAGCTGAATACGAGGTTTCAGATGTTCTATGAGCGGGCGGCCCAGCGTAACAATGACAATGGGACGGTCAAGTTATCGGGTTTTTTCAATACACTCAAACGGATGACCAAAAACCTCGCGAAGGACCAGAGCAAGGAAGTGCAACTTCAAATCAAAAATGATCTGAACGATTTTCCCTGTTTCAATCAATTGAAAACGCCCATCATACAGATAATCCGTAACGCAGTCTCTCACGGGATCGAGGATACATATGAGCGGTTGAGTCTTAAAAAAAAGCAGATAGGGAAAATCGATATGCGGTTTCATAAAGACGGGGACTCCTTTGTCATTGAAATAACCGATGACGGCCGGGGCCTTAATTTCGAGAAAATACGGGAAAAGGCGGTCGTAAAACACCTTATTCCGGACGATGTCAATTCAGTCCCCAAGGAAAAGCTGCTTCAGATCCTTTTTAATCCCGATTTCAGTTCACAAGAGGAGGCCAACGAAATATCGGGAAGGGGTTTCGGACTCGACATCGTCAAGAATGTTGTTTCGGAATTGCACGGCAAGGTGACCGTTGCCACGAGGCCGAATATCGGGACCCGGTTTACCATTAAAATTCCCGATACGAAGGGGGGGGCGCGTCATGTCAAATGA
- a CDS encoding SpoIIE family protein phosphatase gives MTLDSLLNRETPPPPDEFNLDYEELVRFFWKYKGLELEAKRNTEFWEATNENLKDAYHRLDNQERELERVYGLVQEDLSVAHGIQDALLPSLQTEKGVPFEIAIYNKQLKEVGGDYFDFFRTKSNHFAVGVFDISGHGVSAALIMAYLKSQFTLVMEKCDSPGEIVEQVNLLSMAFFRKIKRYAVVNLVVIRPRHITYVCAGGYGILVHDGILCSFAKNSNFLGLREKPFDDFTLPVVRGDLLVLHTDGIIETQNNDGDDYSAGRLHRLIREHWRDDVNEILNCCIQDYNKFKTGDQDDVTLIIIRF, from the coding sequence ATGACATTGGATTCATTGCTCAACAGGGAAACACCTCCGCCTCCGGACGAGTTCAATCTGGATTACGAGGAGCTGGTCAGGTTTTTCTGGAAGTACAAGGGACTCGAACTCGAAGCGAAACGCAATACCGAATTCTGGGAGGCTACAAATGAAAATCTCAAGGACGCCTATCACCGGCTCGACAATCAGGAACGGGAACTCGAACGCGTCTACGGCCTGGTTCAGGAAGACCTTTCTGTCGCCCACGGCATACAGGATGCACTGCTTCCCTCGTTGCAGACGGAAAAAGGCGTTCCCTTTGAAATCGCAATATACAACAAGCAGCTCAAGGAAGTGGGGGGCGATTACTTTGATTTTTTCAGGACGAAAAGCAATCATTTCGCGGTCGGCGTTTTCGATATTTCCGGACACGGCGTCTCCGCCGCGCTTATCATGGCATACCTGAAGTCGCAGTTCACGCTTGTCATGGAAAAGTGCGATTCACCCGGGGAGATCGTCGAACAGGTCAACCTCCTCTCCATGGCGTTTTTCAGAAAAATAAAAAGGTATGCGGTCGTCAACCTGGTCGTGATAAGGCCCCGGCATATCACGTATGTCTGCGCCGGGGGATACGGGATTCTCGTTCATGACGGTATATTATGCAGTTTCGCAAAAAATTCCAATTTTTTGGGTCTGAGGGAAAAGCCGTTTGACGATTTCACCCTTCCCGTCGTCCGGGGCGATCTTCTGGTACTCCATACCGACGGTATCATCGAGACACAGAACAATGACGGGGACGATTATTCCGCCGGCCGGCTGCACCGCCTTATCAGGGAGCACTGGAGGGACGATGTGAATGAAATACTCAATTGCTGCATACAGGATTACAATAAATTCAAAACCGGTGATCAGGACGACGTCACATTGATAATCATTCGTTTTTAG
- a CDS encoding DUF4377 domain-containing protein, which yields MKKISIQSCTICFLLLFLSGCEAVNNSVEMIIEIHHYKAAVNVGIGPAITYIARSDYPGPPPGWYYLHDTIAGFDNIYRLGYRYRLRVRRERLPIPPEDVSMYNYELIDIITEEQTDGSSTFELLLREGCYSCFVEKEGENYSLLGLIDIICETGGLSAELEDLVTFQDCLWKKGLFKHTFSGTGVECIAIVTCGESYQPVIPE from the coding sequence ATGAAGAAAATATCGATACAATCCTGTACGATATGCTTTCTCCTCCTTTTCCTTTCCGGATGCGAAGCAGTGAACAATTCCGTTGAAATGATCATCGAAATACACCATTACAAGGCGGCGGTCAATGTCGGGATAGGTCCGGCAATCACCTATATTGCACGAAGCGATTATCCCGGACCCCCCCCCGGATGGTATTACTTGCATGATACAATCGCCGGTTTCGACAACATTTACCGGCTCGGCTACCGGTATCGCCTCCGTGTCAGAAGGGAAAGACTTCCCATTCCGCCGGAAGACGTGAGTATGTACAACTATGAACTGATCGACATCATAACGGAAGAACAGACCGACGGAAGTTCGACCTTCGAACTCCTGTTGCGGGAAGGCTGTTATTCATGTTTTGTGGAAAAAGAAGGGGAGAATTATTCTCTTTTAGGCTTAATCGATATAATCTGCGAAACCGGTGGGCTTTCCGCGGAACTCGAAGACCTGGTGACGTTCCAGGATTGTCTCTGGAAAAAAGGATTGTTCAAACATACCTTTTCAGGGACGGGAGTCGAATGTATTGCAATCGTTACATGCGGCGAATCGTATCAGCCTGTTATCCCCGAATGA
- a CDS encoding DUF362 domain-containing protein → MNVSRDLRVSRTKQVVLFSLLSIIIICMFSRTYSAVQLPQSTVAVVQARKARAADLEYSDIKALVAEAVELSGGLEAIVKNGDSVVIKPNLVIMETVEGPLPPEVNGITTDYRVVRAIVELVREINPDGTVYVMEGSAYPTRPVMEQLRYNHDDIPGTDGILAIEEDSGGWQDFDSPGIVQVELPNGRLNTSYYMNRKYYEADVLISVPTLKNHSSACITGALKNVGIGGPPANIYGTAEDDPLRLNMVSHFSADLHAWIHDWNLCKPIDFVVMDGLQGFQNGPGQAEATLSLEADQMNMRLILAGTDAVAVDTVEAFLIGWDPGTVPHLTYLNSSSAGNIDASCITVKGARVMDVKKKFAGTRPWAGGSQITDTTPPSLDIASARFENGMLNMSLAAGQETVKAEVYIDGGLRTPVIKENFDSITVNAAEYLEGDHIADIFVYDKYLNHSSASISFNASSGEISSPPPSGTETPAPETTVVPSLAPTGIVTGERGDVNGSGTIDIVDALLTAQFYVGLDPANFDEESADADCNGSVNIIDALLIAQYYVGLIEGFCQ, encoded by the coding sequence GTGAACGTTTCAAGAGATTTAAGAGTTTCGAGAACAAAACAGGTTGTCCTTTTTAGTCTTCTCTCCATTATCATCATATGCATGTTCAGCCGCACATACAGCGCCGTTCAGCTTCCACAGTCGACGGTCGCGGTCGTTCAGGCACGGAAAGCCCGGGCTGCCGATCTCGAGTACTCAGACATTAAAGCGCTGGTCGCAGAAGCCGTCGAACTCTCAGGCGGACTGGAGGCGATCGTGAAAAACGGCGACAGCGTGGTGATTAAACCGAATCTCGTCATTATGGAAACGGTGGAGGGACCACTTCCCCCCGAAGTCAACGGTATCACGACCGATTACCGGGTCGTACGGGCGATCGTCGAACTCGTCCGTGAAATCAATCCCGACGGAACGGTATATGTGATGGAGGGTTCGGCGTACCCCACACGGCCCGTCATGGAACAGCTTCGCTACAATCATGACGATATTCCCGGGACGGACGGCATCCTCGCGATCGAGGAAGACAGCGGCGGCTGGCAGGATTTCGATTCCCCCGGTATCGTGCAGGTCGAGCTTCCCAACGGAAGACTCAATACATCGTACTATATGAACCGGAAATATTACGAAGCCGACGTCCTCATCAGCGTCCCCACCCTGAAAAATCATTCGAGCGCCTGCATCACCGGCGCGCTGAAAAACGTCGGTATCGGCGGACCGCCCGCGAACATTTACGGAACCGCCGAAGACGATCCCCTCAGGTTGAATATGGTAAGTCATTTCTCCGCCGATCTCCACGCATGGATCCATGACTGGAATCTCTGCAAGCCGATCGATTTCGTCGTCATGGACGGACTCCAGGGTTTTCAGAACGGACCGGGCCAGGCGGAAGCAACACTCTCCCTCGAAGCCGATCAGATGAACATGAGGCTGATTCTGGCGGGAACGGACGCCGTCGCGGTTGATACGGTCGAGGCGTTTCTGATCGGTTGGGACCCCGGTACGGTTCCCCATCTCACCTACCTCAACTCGAGTTCCGCCGGGAACATCGACGCCTCCTGCATCACGGTGAAGGGCGCCAGGGTCATGGATGTGAAAAAGAAGTTTGCGGGAACCCGCCCGTGGGCGGGCGGTTCGCAGATAACGGACACGACACCACCGTCGCTTGACATCGCTTCGGCCCGGTTTGAAAACGGTATGCTGAACATGTCGCTTGCCGCGGGACAGGAGACGGTGAAAGCGGAAGTCTACATCGACGGCGGATTACGTACCCCCGTCATTAAGGAAAATTTCGATTCGATTACCGTGAATGCGGCCGAATATCTCGAAGGGGATCACATCGCGGATATTTTTGTCTATGACAAGTATCTCAACCATTCGAGCGCGTCGATCTCTTTCAATGCGTCGTCAGGAGAAATATCGTCACCGCCCCCGTCCGGGACGGAGACGCCGGCCCCCGAAACAACCGTCGTTCCTTCACTCGCGCCGACAGGCATTGTCACGGGTGAACGCGGCGACGTCAATGGAAGCGGAACGATCGATATCGTTGACGCGCTCCTCACGGCACAGTTCTACGTCGGTCTCGACCCGGCGAATTTCGATGAAGAAAGCGCAGATGCCGATTGTAATGGGTCGGTCAACATCATCGACGCCCTGCTGATCGCCCAATATTACGTGGGCCTGATCGAGGGATTCTGTCAATAA